From Nicotiana tabacum cultivar K326 chromosome 15, ASM71507v2, whole genome shotgun sequence, the proteins below share one genomic window:
- the LOC142169597 gene encoding VQ motif-containing protein 25-like — MKPIFTSDTIPSCSKPGMHKDSHSISKLKPKIRIIHIIAPQIIKTDVENFRELVQRLTGKHAAEGKGSNKKRRCHTKKEMINPQRNMKEESEEINYRAENASNGFLSRYGIDEGFIQDFGEFPVFPFKSTQINMFGEMPLC, encoded by the coding sequence ATGAAGCCAATATTTACAAGTGATACAATTCCAAGTTGTTCTAAGCCCGGCATGCATAAAGATTCACACTCAATTTCCAAGTTGAAGCCAAAAATACGAATAATTCATATAATTGCTCCACAGATTATTAAAACGGACGTTGAAAATTTTCGCGAGCTTGTACAAAGGCTCACGGGAAAGCATGCTGCAGAAGGTAAAGGAAGCAACAAGAAAAGAAGATGTCACACAAAAAAAGAGATGATAAATCCTCAAAGGAACATGAAAGAAGAAAGTGAAGAGATTAATTATAGAGCTGAGAATGCGTCGAATGGATTTTTGAGTAGGTATGGAATAGATGAGGGATTCATTCAAGACTTTGGCGAATTTCCTGTGTTTCCTTTCAAGTCTACTCAGATTAATATGTTTGGCGAGATGCCCCTTTGCTAG